From Argopecten irradians isolate NY chromosome 2, Ai_NY, whole genome shotgun sequence, the proteins below share one genomic window:
- the LOC138314946 gene encoding coiled-coil domain-containing protein 63-like, whose protein sequence is MRKGTVQTDSNEELGEEAAQTMELAKLQRQLRVMEGDRRAYAEESNNILRKKMSEKEALVSENEEIRTVLRLSQSEKNETKDTENTNRLMELLDNLDSFNTQAEQEVKRIAELDAEVARVEEEITKHRRSQGGNTEQLIETNIQKKIRVKENRLDKAMVKFNQQLAVNANLRQEIDHLRQERSVFDGLFKKLTNNLSDIKTQMDEVIAEAARAYEERDEAQNKMIALKERSEKDMAQHEVEMKDLQRIINHDNKLKQFLAFKAHDRAEYKEEEEAKKNKNARDKDTDAEHEQINVYEEAFDRIKEATKKEDISVIVDDFIAREDENFALFNYVNELNEEVEGLAEEIRLTKAEMAQFEEDDIRMMECNKTTLQDLQARSARVTAETEAAQKKIDVIKGVLDQLRSGVATLFETIHCDSSTIKSMLGSDEEITDKNILNYMGIMEQRTMEMLQLQQFLHLKQNPPKPEKKDKKGQEAPPITQFIRTDIPPPISIQTPASADDDDVSDIMNGHDEVDIRPLTHEELRAMAKRSITKKLKAANSSARANNIRMSKSPRPP, encoded by the exons ATGAGGAAGGGTACGGTTCAAACAGATTCCAATGAGGAACTGGGGGAGGAGGCAGCACAGACCATGGAGTTAGCCAAACTACAGCGACAGCTCCGGGTGATGGAGGGTGACCGGCGGGCCTACGCTGAGGAGTCCAACAACATTCTGAGGAAGAAAAT GTCGGAAAAAGAAGCCCTTGTGTCCGAAAATGAGGAAATTCGCACAGTATTACGTCTCTCTCAGAGCGAGAAAAACGAAACAAAGGACACTGAAAACACCAATCGATTAATGGAATTACTAGACAATCTAGATTCCTTCAATACTCAAGCGGAGCAAGAAGTAAAGAGGATCGCGGAACTTGATGCTGAGGTTGCACGTGTAGAAGAAGAAATTACAAAGCATCGACGCTCGCAAGGAGGAAACACAGAACAGCTAATTGAGACGAATATACAGAAGAAAATTAGAGTGAAGGAAAATAGACTGGATAAG GCCATGGTCAAGTTCAACCAGCAGCTTGCTGTCAACGCCAATCTACGTCAGGAGATCGACCACCTTCGTCAGGAACGATCAGTGTTTGACGGACTCTTCAAAAAGCTCACCAATAACCTCAGCGACATCAAAACACAAATGGATGAGGTCATCGCAGAGGCTGCGCGCGCATACGAAGAGCGAGATGAGGCACAGAACAAGATGATTGCTCTGAAG GAGCGAAGCGAAAAAGACATGGCACAACACGAGGTCGAAATGAAGGACCTTCAACGTATCATCAACCATGACAACAAACTAAAGCAGTTCCTCGCCTTCAAGGCGCACGACCGCGCGGAGTACAAAGAAGAGGAAGAGGCCAAAAAGAACAAAA ATGCCCGGGACAAAGACACGGATGCCGAACATGAGCAGATCAACGTGTACGAAGAAGCGTTCGACCGCATCAAAGAGGCTACGAAAAAAGAAGACATTTCAGTCATCGTCGACGATTTCATCGCCCGCGAAGACGAAAACTTCGCGCTGTTCAACTACGTTAATGAGCTCAACGAGGAAGTAGAGGGACTAGCCGAGGAGATCCGATTAACGAAAGCTGAGATGGCACAGTTTGAGGAAGATGATATCCGAATGATGGAGTGCAACAAGACAACATTACAGGATCTCCAG GCGAGGTCTGCCCGTGTGACTGCCGAAACCGAGGCTGCTCAGAAGAAGATTGACGTCATCAAGGGCGTGCTCGATCAGCTACGGAGTGGGGTGGCGACACTGTTTGAGACTATCCACTGTGACTCGAGTACTATCAAGTCGATGTTGGGGAGCGATGAGGAGATCACAGACAAAAACATCCTAAACTACATGGGTATCATGGAACAGAGGACAATGGAGATGTTACAGTTACAACAATTTCTACATCTCAAG CAAAATCCACCGAAGCCGGAGAAGAAGGACAAGAAAGGCCAGGAAGCTCCTCCAATCACCCAGTTTATCCGTACCGACATTCCTCCCCCGATCTCTATACAGACACCCGCCTCTGC TGATGACGATGACGTGTCGGATATAATGAATGGCCATGATGAAGTCGATATTCGACCTTTGACCCACGAGGAACTCCGCGCCATGGCAAAACGAAGCATCACCAAGAAGCTTAAGGCAGCCAACAGCAGTGCAAGGGCCAATAATATACGGATGAGCAAGTCGCCCCGCCCACCGTAA